One Monomorium pharaonis isolate MP-MQ-018 chromosome 4, ASM1337386v2, whole genome shotgun sequence DNA segment encodes these proteins:
- the LOC105840681 gene encoding uncharacterized protein LOC105840681 — translation MSNILNIRGEPIFDDSIVKIETHTYNLYANTTFRYSDEIRIPIQQQDLYTLPCENFLYVKGRLVMKKYDKDKDKDEINLGNNCVAFMFDEIRYKPNGVEIDRNRNVGITSTLKNYVSLSCDKAVIIQNARWEFLYNLPKGYFNFCIPLSVLLGFCEDYKRVIVNARHDLILIQARNNKNSIVENSTAQPN, via the coding sequence ATGTCAAACATCTTGAACATTAGAGGTGAGCCGATTTTTGACGACAGCATCGTTAAGATTGAGACTCATACGTACAATCTGTACGCCAACACCACGTTTAGATACAGCGACGAAATAAGGATACCCATACAACAGCAGGATTTATACACGTTGCCATGTGAAAATTTTCTCTACGTCAAAGGAAGATTGGTGATGAAGAAATACGATAAGGATAAGGATAAAGATGAGATAAATCTCGGAAATAATTGCGTTGCGTTCATGTTTGATGAAATTCGATACAAACCCAACGGTGTGGAAATAGATCGCAACAGAAACgttggaataaccagcacCCTCAAGAACTATGTATCGTTATCATGTGACAAAGCAGTAATTATACAGAATGCAAGATGGGAATTTTTGTACAACCTACCGAAAGGATACTTCAACTTTTGCATACCGCTTAGTGTATTATTGGGCTTTTGCGAAGATTACAAACGCGTGATTGTTAATGCTCGTCACGATTTGATTTTGATACAAGCGCgcaacaataaaaattctatcgtTGAAAATTCTACAGCTCAAccaaattga